In Patescibacteria group bacterium, the genomic stretch CAAATCGATCGTGACCATTTGGAAGTTTTTGGAAAAAAAATTCGCGATCACCCTCGACATATTTTTTTGCGAGAAGGTGTAAGTCTGGAGCGCCAAAACGAACGATTCCTCCCTTTTTAAGAACTCTAAATATTTCTTTTATCAAAAAAGAGGCTTTATCATAAGGGAAGTAGCTTATCACACTAATACATACTGCATACTTCATTGATTGCTCGCGAAAGGGCATTGGTTTCTTTGAAAGATCCATAACAAGATCTGATGAATGACAGATATCAATATCCCAATAACCACGTATCCTAACACCACCCCCTCCAAGACTAACTCCTTCTCGTTGATCGTGAATAAGCCCCATGTTTAAGGCGTAGTATAGAAGTGGGCCATGAGAAATACCTCGAGCTTTAGCACGAATTCTAGCAAGCATATAATGAAAAAATATTAGTTCTACGATTTAGGCATATCATACTATGTATTTGTATCAGTATAGACAAAAGATGAGATTAACTCACCCTTCTTGTTGAAAACAAAATAATTAAATCCACCCGACCAAAGAAACATATTCGTAAAAAGGTCATTATTTACCTTAAACATTCTCTGTATTGCATTTGGGTAGATCGCATGGACCATGTGATAAAATTCATCAGTACCCATATCTCGTTGTTCATAATCTTGATACTCATTGAAAACAAGCGTATTTCCAATACGGGTCACATGCCACTTATGGAAGTTGGGGAGGCGCGTAAAGTTACTCATAATATCTGACATACGGGTTGGGGTCTCGATATATCCTCGTTTCCCTACACGCATAATCTCATCACATGCCTTTGCCGGATCATCCACATGTTCAAGAACATGCGCACTGTAAACAAAATCAAATTCCTTTGTGCCATAGGGAAGATTTTCTGCGCTTGCCTGTGCAAAAAGCTTGTTATCCGTTTTAAGGTCATTATAGCGATGCTGAGTTTTCCCTGGATTTGGATCGCACAAATGCGTTGCATATATGAATGGCTCTCCCCCACTTCCAACGTCAAGAACTTTTTCTCCAGGCGCGATATCGAATTCCACAAAGCGTCTTTGATAATCAATTCTCCTTTCACCTGAATATCCCCTTAGAATATAGAGTTTGAGATATAAAAAATTTATCCTTCCCAAAAGAGGTTTTATTACATTACGCCAACCGAAAGTTACTGTTTTTTTAGCGGCATTCATATATGACTATGACACCTTTTGAAATATCGTCGTTTGTGCAAACATCGTAATATAGGGTACGGGACCAAAAAAATCTTTTCGTAAATATCCGCTTACTGAAACTTCATCAAGCGTTTTCTGATAGTCGCTCCGTTCAGAATCGTCAAGAATAAGAAGACCTTCGGTTTTAATCTTTTTTAGCGCTAGACATACACAGGCGTTCCGAGCTCTGC encodes the following:
- a CDS encoding methyltransferase domain-containing protein, producing the protein MLARIRAKARGISHGPLLYYALNMGLIHDQREGVSLGGGGVRIRGYWDIDICHSSDLVMDLSKKPMPFREQSMKYAVCISVISYFPYDKASFLIKEIFRVLKKGGIVRFGAPDLHLLAKKYVEGDREFFFQKLPNGHDRF
- a CDS encoding class I SAM-dependent methyltransferase, with the translated sequence MNAAKKTVTFGWRNVIKPLLGRINFLYLKLYILRGYSGERRIDYQRRFVEFDIAPGEKVLDVGSGGEPFIYATHLCDPNPGKTQHRYNDLKTDNKLFAQASAENLPYGTKEFDFVYSAHVLEHVDDPAKACDEIMRVGKRGYIETPTRMSDIMSNFTRLPNFHKWHVTRIGNTLVFNEYQDYEQRDMGTDEFYHMVHAIYPNAIQRMFKVNNDLFTNMFLWSGGFNYFVFNKKGELISSFVYTDTNT